One Spiribacter halobius DNA segment encodes these proteins:
- a CDS encoding metal ABC transporter ATP-binding protein yields the protein MTAEAVIDVQGATAGFGGPPVIEDVDFRVEAGEFVGIVGPNGGGKTTLLRVILGLMPLRAGRVRLFGEPPGRGRRRVGYVPQYPRFSRDFPVSVRQLVLTGRLGATRGLLRYTGEDHAIADQALREVEIAGLAGRPIAALSGGELQRALIARALATDPGVLLLDEPTANIDPRVEHDFFELLRALNRRITIIVVTHDIGFVSQYVGRVACLNRTLVHHGTEALTPAVVEQLYGHPVRLIDHQHGHG from the coding sequence ATGACCGCTGAGGCCGTCATCGACGTCCAGGGTGCCACCGCCGGGTTCGGTGGCCCGCCGGTCATCGAGGACGTGGACTTCCGCGTCGAGGCCGGCGAGTTCGTGGGAATCGTGGGGCCGAACGGCGGCGGCAAGACCACGCTGCTGCGCGTCATCCTTGGGCTGATGCCGCTGCGCGCCGGGCGGGTGCGGCTGTTCGGCGAGCCGCCGGGACGGGGCCGGCGCCGGGTGGGCTACGTCCCGCAGTATCCGCGCTTCAGTCGGGACTTCCCGGTCTCCGTGCGCCAGCTGGTGCTTACCGGGCGCCTCGGCGCTACGCGTGGATTGCTGCGCTACACCGGCGAGGACCACGCCATCGCCGACCAGGCGCTGCGGGAGGTCGAGATCGCCGGGCTCGCCGGACGCCCCATCGCGGCGCTCTCCGGCGGCGAGCTGCAGCGGGCGCTGATCGCCCGGGCGCTGGCGACGGATCCAGGCGTCCTGCTGCTCGACGAACCCACCGCCAACATCGATCCCCGGGTCGAGCACGATTTCTTCGAGCTGCTGCGGGCGCTCAACCGGCGCATCACCATCATCGTGGTGACCCACGATATCGGCTTCGTCTCGCAGTATGTGGGCCGCGTTGCCTGCCTCAATCGCACCCTCGTCCATCATGGCACCGAGGCGCTGACGCCGGCGGTGGTGGAGCAGCTCTACGGCCACCCGGTACGGTTGATCGACCACCAGCACGGACACGGCTGA
- the dmeF gene encoding CDF family Co(II)/Ni(II) efflux transporter DmeF, translating into MHTESLQPWRKDHTFGLDRMRGGERRTWLVVAITLLTMVVEIAAGLAFGSMALLADGLHMGSHAVALGIAGLAYLFMRRRAGDARFSFGTGKMNALGGFTGAVLLAGFAAVMAWESVSRLLAPVPIRFEPAIAVAVVGLMVNALCFVVLGGHSHAHGHEHRHDHNLRSATLHVLADALASLLAILALLAGRYLGAAWLDPVMGIVGSLLVARWSVGLLRQSGAVLLDCEGPAELRQDVRTSIESIADSRISDLHVWSIGPELYAAEISVVTHHPHSAEVYRRRLAHRPELVHVTVEVQHCPG; encoded by the coding sequence ATGCACACCGAATCGCTCCAGCCCTGGCGCAAGGACCACACCTTCGGCCTGGATCGCATGCGCGGCGGCGAGCGGCGCACCTGGCTCGTGGTGGCGATCACGCTGCTCACGATGGTGGTGGAGATCGCCGCCGGCCTCGCCTTCGGCTCCATGGCACTGCTTGCCGACGGACTGCACATGGGCTCGCACGCCGTCGCCCTCGGCATCGCCGGCTTGGCCTATCTGTTCATGCGCCGTCGCGCCGGCGATGCGCGGTTCAGCTTCGGCACCGGGAAGATGAATGCCCTCGGCGGGTTCACCGGAGCGGTGCTGCTGGCCGGTTTCGCCGCGGTGATGGCCTGGGAGAGCGTGAGCCGGCTGCTGGCGCCGGTGCCCATCCGCTTCGAGCCCGCCATCGCAGTGGCCGTGGTGGGGCTGATGGTGAACGCCCTGTGCTTCGTGGTCCTCGGCGGGCACAGCCATGCCCACGGCCACGAGCACCGGCACGACCACAACCTGCGCTCGGCCACGCTGCACGTGCTCGCCGATGCGCTGGCCTCACTGCTGGCGATCCTTGCGCTGCTCGCCGGGCGCTATCTCGGCGCCGCCTGGCTCGACCCGGTGATGGGCATCGTCGGCTCGCTGCTGGTGGCACGCTGGTCGGTGGGCCTGCTGCGCCAGAGCGGGGCCGTGCTGCTTGACTGCGAGGGGCCGGCGGAGCTGCGCCAGGATGTGCGAACCAGCATCGAGTCGATTGCCGACAGCCGCATAAGCGACCTGCATGTCTGGAGCATCGGCCCCGAGCTGTATGCCGCCGAGATCTCGGTGGTCACCCATCATCCGCACAGCGCCGAGGTCTACCGGCGGCGCCTGGCGCATCGCCCGGAGCTGGTGCACGTGACCGTCGAGGTTCAGCATTGCCCGGGCTGA
- a CDS encoding ion transporter, which produces MASLAAARERAGIWIESPGPHGFIIGLIVLNAITLGLETSATVTRLAGVWLDAIEAAVLAVFVVEILIKLFAWGPRFFRNGWNVFDLAIVGVALAPASGPLSILRSLRILRVLRLLSTVRRLRQLVEALITAIPSIGWIAFLLGLVFYIFGVMGTELFGPTFPEWFGTLGASMYTLFQVMTLESWSMGIARPVMETHPFAWLYFVSFILVTAFTILNLFIGIIVNTMQSAHWEEQDERRAETEARAHREREEILSLVRRISARLDRLEAESTGADGATR; this is translated from the coding sequence ATGGCCTCACTGGCGGCAGCGCGCGAACGCGCTGGCATCTGGATCGAGTCCCCCGGTCCCCACGGCTTCATTATCGGGCTGATCGTGCTCAACGCCATCACCCTGGGCCTGGAGACCTCGGCCACGGTGACGCGCCTGGCCGGTGTCTGGCTGGATGCCATCGAGGCGGCCGTGCTCGCGGTGTTCGTGGTGGAGATCCTGATCAAGCTCTTCGCCTGGGGGCCGCGTTTCTTCCGCAACGGCTGGAACGTCTTCGACCTCGCCATCGTGGGCGTGGCGCTGGCGCCGGCCAGCGGGCCGCTGAGCATCCTGCGCTCGCTGCGTATCCTGCGCGTGCTGCGCCTGCTGTCCACCGTGCGCCGGCTGCGCCAGCTGGTGGAGGCGCTGATCACGGCCATCCCGAGCATCGGCTGGATCGCGTTCCTGCTGGGGCTGGTGTTCTACATCTTCGGCGTCATGGGCACCGAGCTGTTCGGCCCGACCTTTCCGGAGTGGTTCGGCACCCTCGGGGCATCGATGTATACCCTGTTCCAGGTGATGACCCTGGAAAGCTGGTCCATGGGCATCGCGCGCCCGGTGATGGAGACCCACCCGTTCGCCTGGCTGTACTTCGTGAGCTTCATCCTGGTGACGGCGTTCACGATCCTGAATCTTTTCATCGGCATCATCGTCAACACGATGCAATCGGCCCACTGGGAGGAGCAGGATGAGCGCCGTGCCGAAACCGAGGCGCGGGCGCACCGGGAGCGCGAGGAGATCCTCAGCCTCGTGCGCAGGATCAGCGCCCGGCTGGACCGGCTGGAGGCGGAGAGCACCGGGGCGGATGGCGCCACCCGCTGA
- a CDS encoding histidine triad nucleotide-binding protein, with product MGNIFEKIVNGEMPADIVHQDDRVTAFRDIQPKAPTHILIVPNKVIPTVDDIDEADESLIGHMFIVARDLARREGIAEDGYRLVVNCREHGGQEVYHLHVHLLGGRPLGAMLPA from the coding sequence ATGGGGAACATCTTCGAGAAGATCGTCAACGGCGAGATGCCGGCGGACATCGTCCACCAGGACGATCGCGTGACCGCGTTCCGTGATATTCAGCCAAAGGCGCCAACGCATATCCTGATCGTTCCGAACAAGGTGATCCCGACGGTGGACGACATCGACGAGGCGGACGAGTCGCTGATCGGGCACATGTTCATCGTCGCCCGGGACCTGGCGCGTCGGGAGGGCATCGCCGAGGACGGCTATCGGCTGGTGGTCAACTGCCGCGAGCACGGAGGGCAGGAGGTGTATCACCTGCACGTCCATCTCCTGGGCGGCCGGCCGCTCGGCGCCATGCTGCCGGCTTGA
- a CDS encoding cryptochrome/photolyase family protein: protein MRHLVLVLGDQLDPGSAALDDFDPEQDAVWMGEVAEEATHVPAHQQRLVLFFSAMRHFRDRLRERGIKVHYHALGPDPAADRGADFVTLLQADVPALAPQRLVVVEPGDWRVQRRLETAAAALGLPLEQRADRHFYCSREGFRDWARGRKGLVLEYFYRHLRRHYGVLMDGDQPAGGAWNFDRDNRETFGREGPGELPPAPSFEPDATTREVIALVQARFPGHPGDAAAFDQPVTPEQAEAALDSFIRHRLPAFGTWQDAIWTGEPFLYHARLSAALNLHLLDPRRCVEAAVAAWEAGRAPLNAVEGFVRQILGWREFVRGVYWLHMPEYAGHNALGHEGALPACYWDGDTDMACIADAMRSVLAHGYAHHIQRLMVLGLFAQLYGVHPYRFHEWHMAMYLDAVDWVSLPNTLGMSQYGDGGIVGSKPYCASGAYISRMSNACRQCRYDPRQATGEGACPFTTLYWDFLDRHAGRLRGNRRLQFQLRNLQRKPEEERAAIRRAAAALRERLGAGA, encoded by the coding sequence ATGCGGCACCTGGTGCTGGTGCTCGGCGATCAGCTCGACCCCGGATCCGCCGCCCTGGACGACTTCGATCCGGAACAGGACGCCGTGTGGATGGGCGAGGTGGCCGAGGAGGCCACCCATGTGCCGGCCCATCAGCAGCGCCTGGTGCTGTTTTTCAGTGCCATGCGTCATTTTCGTGACCGACTGCGTGAGCGGGGCATCAAGGTGCACTACCACGCCCTCGGCCCCGATCCTGCGGCGGACCGCGGCGCGGATTTCGTGACCCTGCTGCAGGCGGACGTGCCGGCACTGGCGCCGCAGCGGCTGGTGGTGGTCGAGCCGGGGGACTGGCGGGTGCAGCGGCGCCTGGAGACGGCCGCCGCCGCCCTCGGCCTGCCGCTGGAGCAGCGCGCCGACCGCCACTTCTACTGCAGCCGCGAGGGCTTCCGCGACTGGGCGCGCGGTCGCAAGGGGCTGGTGCTGGAGTACTTCTACCGCCATCTGCGCCGGCATTACGGCGTGCTCATGGACGGCGACCAGCCGGCGGGGGGTGCCTGGAATTTCGACCGCGACAACCGCGAGACCTTCGGCCGCGAGGGGCCGGGCGAGCTGCCGCCGGCGCCATCCTTCGAGCCCGACGCGACCACCCGCGAGGTGATCGCGCTGGTGCAGGCGCGCTTCCCCGGGCATCCGGGTGACGCCGCGGCGTTCGACCAGCCGGTGACCCCGGAGCAGGCGGAGGCGGCGCTGGACAGCTTCATCCGCCACCGGCTGCCAGCCTTTGGTACCTGGCAGGATGCCATCTGGACCGGAGAGCCGTTCCTCTATCACGCCCGCCTGTCCGCGGCGCTCAATCTGCATCTGCTGGACCCGCGGCGCTGCGTCGAGGCGGCCGTCGCGGCCTGGGAGGCCGGCCGGGCGCCGCTCAACGCGGTGGAAGGGTTCGTGCGCCAGATTCTCGGCTGGCGCGAGTTCGTGCGCGGCGTCTACTGGCTGCACATGCCGGAGTACGCCGGCCACAACGCCCTCGGCCACGAGGGGGCGCTGCCCGCCTGCTACTGGGACGGCGACACGGACATGGCCTGTATCGCCGACGCCATGCGCTCGGTGCTCGCCCACGGCTATGCCCATCACATCCAGCGGCTGATGGTGCTCGGGCTGTTCGCGCAGCTCTATGGCGTGCACCCGTATCGATTCCACGAGTGGCACATGGCCATGTATCTGGATGCGGTGGACTGGGTGAGCCTGCCCAACACCCTGGGCATGAGTCAGTACGGTGATGGCGGCATCGTCGGCAGCAAGCCGTACTGCGCGAGCGGCGCCTATATCAGCCGCATGAGCAACGCCTGTCGCCAGTGCCGTTACGACCCCAGGCAGGCCACCGGCGAGGGAGCCTGTCCCTTCACCACCCTGTACTGGGATTTCCTCGACCGCCACGCCGGGCGCCTGCGCGGTAACCGCCGGCTGCAGTTCCAGCTGCGCAATCTGCAGCGCAAGCCGGAGGAGGAGCGGGCGGCGATCCGCCGCGCGGCGGCGGCCCTGCGGGAGCGCCTCGGAGCGGGCGCCTGA
- a CDS encoding M23 family metallopeptidase: MRRVLLTLSLLVAPALAAALEISGEPLQGALLEGRTAPGSEVAVAGREVPVGPDGRFLIGLDRDAPERVEVRVTRPDGSRAREVIAVRQRDYDVQRIDGLPGNQVSPDAETLQRIRKDQARVRAARATRRPAMDFDSGWQWPVTGPISGVYGSQRILNGQPRQPHYGIDIAVPTGTPVEAPADGVVTLVAPDLFFSGGTLIVDHGHGLSSAFLHLSRILVEEGDAVRRGEVIAEVGATGRVTGAHLDWRMNWLDARIDPSLLVPPMDQAAE; encoded by the coding sequence TTGCGAAGGGTACTGCTGACGCTTTCGTTGCTGGTGGCGCCGGCGCTGGCGGCGGCACTGGAGATCTCGGGCGAGCCGTTGCAGGGCGCGCTGCTCGAGGGTCGCACCGCGCCCGGAAGCGAGGTGGCGGTGGCCGGCCGGGAGGTGCCGGTGGGGCCCGACGGGCGCTTCCTGATCGGGCTCGACCGCGATGCACCGGAGCGAGTGGAGGTGCGGGTGACCCGACCGGACGGCAGCCGCGCGCGCGAGGTGATCGCGGTGCGCCAGCGCGACTACGACGTCCAGCGCATCGACGGGCTGCCGGGCAATCAGGTGAGCCCGGACGCCGAAACCCTGCAGCGCATCCGCAAGGACCAGGCAAGGGTGCGTGCGGCCCGGGCCACCCGGCGCCCGGCGATGGACTTCGACAGCGGCTGGCAGTGGCCCGTGACCGGGCCGATCTCCGGTGTCTACGGCAGCCAGCGCATCCTCAACGGGCAGCCTCGGCAGCCCCATTACGGCATCGACATCGCCGTGCCCACCGGCACGCCGGTGGAGGCGCCGGCGGATGGGGTCGTGACGCTGGTGGCGCCGGATCTGTTCTTCTCCGGGGGCACGCTCATCGTCGACCATGGCCACGGGCTGTCCTCGGCGTTTCTGCACCTCTCGCGGATCCTGGTGGAGGAGGGCGATGCGGTGCGCCGGGGCGAGGTGATCGCCGAGGTGGGGGCCACCGGACGTGTCACCGGTGCCCACCTGGACTGGCGCATGAACTGGCTCGACGCCCGCATCGATCCCTCGCTGCTGGTGCCGCCCATGGATCAGGCGGCGGAGTAG
- a CDS encoding metal ABC transporter permease: MDFLDALVSQGFLRNALLAGVLASIGCGLMGPYVVVRRLGYLAGGIAHAVLGAVGLAYFSGWPPLLGAAVGAVLAALLLGTVSLRWRAQADTLISALWACGMAAGVLLIARTPGYNVDLMSFLFGNILLVSRTDLWLMAGLDVLLLAAVALWYRQFLAVCLDEEFAALRGIRVTVFYLLLLCLVALTAVLLIQVVGLVLVIALLSLPAAVASHWTRSLAGMMALATAVALVLNTGGLALSYRTDLPSGAVIVLLTGAAFLASTAISALRRGQ, encoded by the coding sequence ATGGACTTTCTCGACGCGCTGGTCAGCCAGGGGTTTCTGCGCAACGCGCTGCTCGCCGGGGTGCTCGCCAGCATCGGCTGCGGACTGATGGGCCCCTACGTGGTGGTGCGCCGCCTCGGCTATCTCGCCGGCGGCATCGCCCACGCGGTGCTCGGCGCCGTGGGCCTCGCCTACTTCTCCGGCTGGCCGCCGCTGCTCGGGGCCGCGGTGGGCGCGGTCCTCGCCGCGCTGCTGCTGGGCACGGTGAGCCTCCGCTGGCGGGCACAGGCGGATACCCTGATCAGCGCGCTCTGGGCCTGCGGCATGGCTGCCGGCGTGCTGCTCATCGCGCGCACGCCGGGCTACAACGTGGACCTGATGAGCTTTCTGTTCGGCAACATCCTGCTGGTCTCGCGCACGGACCTCTGGCTGATGGCCGGCCTCGATGTGCTCCTGCTCGCGGCGGTGGCGCTCTGGTACCGCCAGTTCCTCGCCGTCTGCCTGGACGAGGAGTTCGCCGCTCTGCGCGGGATTCGCGTGACCGTGTTCTATCTGCTCCTGCTCTGCCTCGTGGCGCTCACGGCCGTGCTGCTGATCCAGGTGGTGGGGCTCGTGCTGGTGATCGCGCTGCTGAGCCTGCCCGCAGCGGTGGCGAGCCACTGGACGCGCTCGCTGGCGGGCATGATGGCGCTGGCCACCGCCGTGGCCCTGGTGCTCAATACCGGTGGGCTGGCGCTGTCCTATCGCACGGATCTGCCGTCCGGAGCGGTGATCGTGCTGCTGACCGGGGCCGCCTTCCTGGCCTCTACGGCGATCAGCGCCCTGCGCCGCGGGCAGTGA
- a CDS encoding Fur family transcriptional regulator, with the protein MTEPDSQPVAAAGDETLVSPFPGRGHDHAHCVADALAVADRLCAERGVRLTPLRRRVLEMVWQSHRPVKAYDLLDQLRERRQRAAPPTVYRALEFLRHEGLVHRLESLNAFVGCGDPRHAHAGQFLICRRCEAVAELSDPEITRLIAERAQALGFHLGSQTIELDGLCPGCQAEVCDRPE; encoded by the coding sequence GTGACGGAGCCGGATTCGCAGCCGGTTGCGGCAGCAGGCGATGAGACGCTGGTCAGCCCGTTCCCCGGACGTGGCCACGACCACGCCCATTGTGTCGCCGATGCGCTGGCCGTGGCCGATCGCCTGTGTGCCGAGCGCGGCGTGCGGCTGACGCCGCTGCGCCGGCGGGTGCTGGAGATGGTGTGGCAGAGCCACCGCCCGGTGAAGGCCTATGACCTCCTCGACCAGCTCCGCGAGCGCCGGCAGCGCGCGGCGCCCCCCACTGTCTACCGGGCACTGGAGTTCCTCCGCCACGAGGGCCTTGTCCACCGCCTGGAGTCGCTGAACGCCTTTGTCGGCTGTGGCGATCCGCGCCATGCGCATGCCGGCCAGTTCCTCATCTGCCGCCGCTGCGAGGCCGTCGCCGAGCTGAGCGACCCGGAGATTACACGGCTGATCGCCGAGCGCGCACAGGCGCTGGGATTCCACCTGGGCAGCCAGACCATAGAGCTCGATGGCCTGTGCCCCGGCTGCCAGGCGGAGGTCTGCGACCGGCCGGAATGA
- the tsaB gene encoding tRNA (adenosine(37)-N6)-threonylcarbamoyltransferase complex dimerization subunit type 1 TsaB, with product MTGGAVLLALDATTEACSVALRVVGRDHGHWRHLPRGHSAALLPMLEALLAEAGVTRSAIDAIAFCAGPGAFTGVRIATGVAQGLGFALGRPVIPLSTLQVIAAGALRGGAGAPGVLVAADARMGEVYTAVYRATPEGPEAVVADSLAAPEAVAPPPGRWLGAGTGFAAHPEALAERLRPGLLAIEPQRLPDARDALGLAEVRLAAGEAVPAERAAPIYLRNRVATPRP from the coding sequence GTGACCGGGGGCGCCGTGCTGCTGGCGCTGGACGCCACCACCGAGGCCTGCTCGGTGGCGCTGCGCGTGGTCGGCCGGGATCACGGCCACTGGCGGCACCTGCCGCGCGGCCACTCCGCCGCCCTGCTGCCCATGCTGGAGGCGCTGCTGGCGGAGGCCGGCGTCACCCGCAGCGCCATCGATGCCATTGCGTTCTGCGCCGGGCCGGGGGCGTTCACCGGCGTGCGTATCGCCACCGGCGTGGCCCAGGGGCTTGGCTTTGCCCTCGGGCGACCGGTCATTCCGCTGTCGACGCTGCAGGTGATCGCTGCCGGCGCGCTGCGGGGTGGCGCCGGGGCCCCGGGGGTGCTGGTGGCGGCGGATGCGCGCATGGGCGAGGTTTACACGGCGGTTTACCGGGCGACGCCGGAGGGACCCGAGGCGGTGGTTGCGGACAGCCTCGCCGCGCCGGAGGCGGTAGCGCCACCGCCCGGGCGCTGGCTCGGAGCGGGCACGGGCTTCGCGGCCCACCCCGAGGCCCTGGCCGAGCGCCTGCGCCCGGGGCTGCTCGCCATCGAACCTCAGCGCCTGCCGGACGCCCGCGATGCGCTCGGGCTGGCCGAAGTGCGTCTCGCCGCCGGCGAGGCGGTGCCGGCGGAGCGCGCCGCGCCGATCTATTTGCGCAACCGGGTAGCCACGCCTCGCCCCTGA
- the ubiG gene encoding bifunctional 2-polyprenyl-6-hydroxyphenol methylase/3-demethylubiquinol 3-O-methyltransferase UbiG, with the protein MTVSLDPQEAAYYERLAGLWWDAEGPFWPLHGLNRFRVGYIRDRLVEHFEREQGERPLAGLRAVDIGCGGGILSESLAALGAEVLGIDPVARNIAVAERHAEGSGLPVRYAATGAEALAASGERFDVVLNMEVVEHVAGLEGFMAACCALVRPGGAMFVATINRTPLAGITAIFGAEYILRWLPKGTHQYRKLRRPAEVEACLRDGGLHVAHRTGVAVSPLTRRFRYTRSLAVNYMMMAVRDGAPAGG; encoded by the coding sequence ATGACCGTCAGCCTGGACCCGCAGGAGGCGGCCTACTACGAGCGCCTCGCCGGGCTGTGGTGGGATGCGGAAGGCCCGTTCTGGCCTCTGCACGGCCTCAATCGGTTCCGCGTCGGCTATATCCGGGATCGGCTCGTGGAGCACTTCGAGCGGGAGCAGGGCGAGCGGCCGCTGGCGGGATTGCGGGCGGTGGATATTGGCTGTGGCGGCGGCATTCTGAGCGAATCCCTGGCCGCCCTCGGCGCCGAGGTCCTCGGCATCGATCCCGTGGCCAGGAACATCGCCGTCGCCGAGCGCCACGCCGAGGGCTCGGGGCTGCCGGTGCGCTATGCGGCGACCGGTGCCGAGGCGCTGGCGGCGTCCGGCGAGCGCTTCGACGTGGTGCTGAACATGGAGGTGGTGGAGCACGTGGCGGGGCTCGAGGGCTTCATGGCGGCCTGCTGCGCCCTGGTCCGGCCGGGCGGGGCGATGTTCGTCGCCACCATCAACCGCACGCCGCTGGCCGGCATCACGGCGATCTTCGGCGCCGAGTACATCCTGCGGTGGCTGCCGAAGGGCACCCACCAGTACCGCAAGCTACGCCGTCCGGCGGAGGTCGAGGCCTGCCTGCGGGACGGCGGCCTGCACGTGGCGCACCGCACCGGCGTGGCGGTCAGCCCCCTGACCCGGCGCTTCCGCTACACTCGCAGCCTTGCGGTGAACTACATGATGATGGCCGTGCGCGATGGGGCGCCGGCGGGAGGCTGA
- a CDS encoding Hsp20/alpha crystallin family protein, with translation MDLTRYTPSRSLRDLSGELNRLLDAPWFDRNLDFSTVETSQWVPAVDIREEPERFLVEADVPGVKPEDIEVTMENGVLSIRGERHYEKDTGGNGARRVERAHGVFYRRFALPDTADPENVKARGENGVLVIEIGKREGARSRRIPVEQ, from the coding sequence ATGGACCTGACGCGTTATACGCCGAGCCGGTCGCTGCGGGACCTGAGCGGGGAGCTGAACCGCCTGCTGGACGCGCCGTGGTTCGACCGCAACCTGGACTTCTCCACGGTGGAGACCAGCCAGTGGGTACCGGCGGTGGACATCCGTGAGGAGCCGGAGCGGTTCCTGGTCGAGGCCGATGTGCCCGGCGTGAAGCCGGAGGACATCGAGGTGACCATGGAGAACGGGGTGCTCAGCATCCGCGGCGAGCGTCACTACGAGAAGGACACGGGCGGCAACGGCGCCCGGCGCGTGGAGCGGGCCCACGGTGTGTTCTACCGGCGCTTCGCGCTGCCGGATACGGCGGACCCGGAGAACGTGAAGGCCCGCGGGGAGAACGGAGTGCTGGTGATCGAGATCGGCAAGCGCGAGGGTGCGCGCTCCCGCCGCATCCCCGTGGAGCAGTGA
- a CDS encoding metal ABC transporter solute-binding protein, Zn/Mn family yields the protein MLSKAILRAVACLPLLALLLPVAATAQPLEVAVSVLPQKHFVERIGGERVRVTAMVQPGQSPHTYEPSPRQVATIADADVYFSMGVGFETAWLPRLRETSPEMRIVDLRKGIAMRAIEGHGHGGEEEHDHASGGAHGHRGEADHTQEPHEETGHGHEHAGEHGDAHAPEEPDPHVWTDPRNVITMAATIRDTLSELDPDGAGVYRQRFEAYRDRLRELDAELESMLADIRQRRFMVYHPSWGYFADRYGLEQLPIELEGKEPGPASLARVVNQAREAGVRVIFVQPQFSERSARRVAEAIDGEVVAVDPLAEDYAANLRRVARAFRAAMQ from the coding sequence ATGCTTAGCAAAGCCATCCTGCGCGCCGTGGCGTGCCTGCCGCTGCTGGCGCTCCTGCTGCCGGTTGCCGCCACCGCGCAGCCGCTGGAGGTTGCGGTGAGCGTGCTGCCGCAGAAGCATTTCGTCGAGCGCATCGGCGGCGAGCGCGTCCGGGTCACCGCCATGGTGCAGCCGGGCCAGAGCCCGCACACCTATGAACCGTCGCCGCGGCAGGTGGCCACCATCGCCGATGCCGACGTGTACTTCAGCATGGGGGTCGGCTTCGAGACCGCCTGGCTGCCTCGATTGCGGGAGACGAGCCCGGAGATGCGCATCGTCGATCTGCGCAAGGGCATTGCCATGCGCGCCATCGAGGGGCATGGCCATGGCGGTGAGGAGGAGCACGACCACGCGTCCGGCGGGGCGCATGGGCACCGTGGGGAGGCCGACCACACCCAGGAGCCGCACGAGGAGACCGGCCACGGGCATGAGCATGCCGGCGAGCACGGGGATGCGCACGCCCCCGAGGAACCCGACCCCCACGTCTGGACGGATCCGCGCAACGTGATCACGATGGCGGCCACCATCCGGGATACCCTGAGCGAGCTCGACCCGGACGGCGCCGGGGTCTACAGGCAGCGCTTCGAGGCCTATCGCGACCGTCTGCGGGAGCTCGATGCGGAGCTCGAGTCCATGCTTGCCGACATCCGCCAGCGCCGGTTCATGGTCTACCACCCGTCCTGGGGCTACTTCGCTGATCGCTACGGCCTCGAGCAGCTGCCCATCGAGCTGGAGGGCAAGGAGCCGGGGCCGGCGAGCCTCGCCCGCGTGGTGAACCAGGCACGCGAGGCCGGCGTGCGGGTGATCTTCGTCCAGCCCCAGTTCAGCGAGCGCAGCGCGCGCCGCGTGGCAGAGGCCATCGACGGCGAGGTGGTCGCCGTGGATCCGCTGGCGGAGGACTACGCCGCGAATCTGCGCCGGGTGGCACGCGCCTTTCGCGCGGCCATGCAATGA
- a CDS encoding DUF4149 domain-containing protein, translating into MAEWLTWFALSLWLGAMGFFSFVVAPTVFQALDGESAGRFLRTVFPRYYLFGAGCSLVLVLAALIAPTAGGWVLAGGVALAALALGSLALVPAINRARDAGGAGAQRFRRLHGASVALNIVALLVAVGVSIALVRA; encoded by the coding sequence ATGGCTGAATGGCTCACCTGGTTCGCGCTCTCGCTCTGGCTGGGGGCGATGGGATTCTTCTCCTTCGTGGTGGCGCCCACCGTCTTCCAGGCGCTGGACGGGGAGTCGGCGGGCCGCTTCCTGCGCACCGTCTTCCCGCGTTATTACCTCTTCGGGGCCGGCTGCTCCCTGGTGCTGGTCCTGGCCGCCCTCATCGCCCCGACCGCAGGCGGCTGGGTGCTGGCCGGCGGCGTCGCTCTGGCGGCACTGGCCCTTGGCTCCCTTGCACTGGTGCCGGCCATCAACCGCGCCCGGGACGCGGGCGGCGCGGGGGCGCAGCGCTTCCGCCGCCTGCACGGTGCCTCGGTGGCGCTCAATATCGTGGCGTTGCTGGTGGCGGTCGGCGTCTCCATCGCCCTGGTGCGGGCATGA